In Erigeron canadensis isolate Cc75 chromosome 1, C_canadensis_v1, whole genome shotgun sequence, a single window of DNA contains:
- the LOC122586052 gene encoding S-protein homolog 29, translated as MKSWQIFLLFLLASYMVFMSMKHHQPKYFSIHGMTYQVRVVNGFTNNSSLPLVIWCSSKDSGIIGGRALQEGDDFSWDTKLSFWTSTPFFSCTMKWDRTRKKFEAFRVHRDQPRCGPPLRKVSWLVKEDGFYFRNDECNWVKDFSWS; from the coding sequence ATGAAAAGTTGGCAAATTTTTCTGCTGTTTCTGTTAGCTTCATATATGGTGTTCATGTCCATGAAACACCACCAACCTAAATACTTCTCTATCCATGGTATGACATACCAAGTCCGAGTGGTTAATGGTTTCACCAACAACTCCTCTCTCCCTCTAGTCATCTGGTGCTCCTCAAAAGATAGTGGTATTATAGGCGGTCGAGCTCTTCAAGAAGGTGATGATTTCTCTTGGGACACAAAACTCAGTTTTTGGACCTCTACCCCCTTTTTCTCTTGCACCATGAAATGGGATCGAACCAGAAAAAAGTTTGAAGCTTTTCGGGTACATAGAGACCAACCCAGGTGTGGACCTCCTCTAAGGAAAGTTTCATGGTTGGTTAAGGAAGACGGGTTCTATTTTAGAAATGACGAGTGTAATTGGGTTAAGGatttttcatggtcataa